A DNA window from Sphingomonas profundi contains the following coding sequences:
- the pyrH gene encoding UMP kinase, translated as MTATPRPRFKRILLKLSGEVLMGPGQFGIDPDTVARVAGEIAAVREGHELCLVVGGGNIFRGLAAAAKGFDRTSADYMGMLATVMNALAVQNALEQIGVETRVQSAIPMNTVCEPFIRRRAERHMEKGRIVIFAAGTGNPYFTTDSAAALRAAEMGCDALFKGTSVDGVYNADPKKDPSATRYESVTFNRVLSDDLKVMDASAVALCRDNDIPIVVFNIREQGNLARVLAGEGVATVVQNMNTENRGA; from the coding sequence ATGACGGCGACACCGCGCCCGCGCTTCAAACGCATTCTTCTGAAGCTGTCGGGCGAGGTGCTGATGGGCCCCGGCCAGTTCGGCATCGATCCCGATACGGTCGCCCGCGTCGCCGGCGAGATCGCGGCGGTGCGCGAGGGGCACGAGCTCTGCCTGGTGGTTGGCGGGGGCAACATCTTCCGCGGCCTGGCGGCGGCGGCCAAGGGGTTCGACCGGACCAGCGCGGATTATATGGGCATGCTGGCGACGGTGATGAACGCGCTGGCCGTGCAGAATGCGCTGGAGCAGATCGGCGTGGAGACGCGGGTGCAGTCCGCCATTCCGATGAACACCGTGTGCGAGCCGTTCATCCGCCGCCGGGCGGAGCGGCACATGGAGAAGGGGCGGATCGTGATCTTCGCCGCCGGCACCGGCAACCCCTATTTCACCACCGACAGCGCCGCCGCCCTGCGCGCGGCGGAGATGGGTTGCGACGCCCTGTTCAAGGGCACCTCGGTAGACGGCGTGTACAATGCCGATCCGAAGAAGGATCCGTCCGCAACCCGCTACGAAAGCGTCACTTTCAACCGCGTCCTGTCCGACGATCTGAAGGTGATGGATGCGAGCGCGGTGGCGCTCTGCCGCGACAACGACATACCGATCGTGGTGTTCAACATCCGCGAGCAGGGCAACCTCGCCCGCGTGCTTGCCGGCGAGGGCGTCGCCACGGTCGTGCAGAACATGAACACCGAAAATCGGGGAGCCTGA
- the frr gene encoding ribosome recycling factor: MAAYDKADLERRMTGAVESLKHDLVGLRTGRASTSLLDPVNVTVYGASMPLNQVATVSVPEPRLISVQVWDKTNVGPVDKAIRSAGLGLNPIVDGQTLRLPIPDLTEERRKELAKLASQYAEKARIAARNVRRDGMDGLKADEKKGVISEDERKRHETEVQKLTDATIADIDAASSAKEKEILGK; encoded by the coding sequence ATGGCCGCTTACGACAAGGCCGATCTAGAGCGCCGCATGACCGGCGCCGTCGAGTCGCTGAAGCACGATCTGGTCGGCCTGCGCACGGGGCGGGCGAGCACCTCGCTGCTCGATCCGGTGAACGTCACCGTCTACGGCGCGTCGATGCCGCTGAACCAGGTGGCGACCGTGAGCGTGCCGGAGCCGCGCCTGATATCGGTACAAGTGTGGGACAAGACGAATGTCGGCCCGGTGGACAAGGCGATCCGCTCGGCCGGGCTGGGCCTGAACCCGATCGTCGACGGCCAGACGCTGCGCCTGCCGATCCCCGATCTGACGGAGGAGCGGCGCAAGGAACTGGCCAAGCTCGCCAGCCAATATGCCGAGAAGGCGCGGATCGCCGCACGCAACGTGCGACGCGACGGCATGGACGGGCTGAAGGCCGACGAGAAGAAGGGTGTCATCAGCGAGGACGAGCGCAAGCGCCACGAGACCGAGGTGCAGAAGCTGACCGACGCGACGATCGCCGATATCGATGCGGCGTCCAGCGCCAAGGAAAAGGAAATCCTCGGCAAGTGA
- the tsf gene encoding translation elongation factor Ts, whose protein sequence is MAEVTAATVKELRDRSGAGMMDCKKALGETNGDIEAAVDWLRTKGLAAAAKKAGRQAAEGLVGVAVKGNKGAVVEVNSETDFVAKNDQFQGFVKAAAELALETGGDIDALAKAQHPEGGTIGDKLTSNIATIGENQALRRAKSVEVAEGAVVSYVHNAAAPGLGKIGVLVALESAAPADRLEALGKQLAMHIAAANPLALSGEDIDPAVIEREAAIAREKAADKIVGKPPEVAEKIIKGPVDKFRKENALLTQAFVIDGKTPVQDVIAAASKEAGSPIALKEFVRFQLGEGIEKAQSDFAAEVAAAAGV, encoded by the coding sequence ATGGCAGAAGTTACTGCGGCGACCGTGAAGGAGCTGCGCGATCGCAGCGGCGCGGGCATGATGGACTGCAAGAAGGCGCTCGGCGAGACGAACGGCGACATCGAGGCGGCGGTCGACTGGCTGCGCACCAAGGGCCTCGCCGCCGCCGCCAAGAAGGCCGGCCGCCAGGCGGCCGAGGGCCTCGTCGGCGTCGCCGTGAAGGGCAACAAGGGCGCCGTGGTGGAGGTGAACTCCGAGACGGACTTCGTCGCCAAGAACGATCAGTTCCAGGGCTTTGTGAAGGCCGCGGCCGAGCTGGCGCTGGAGACCGGCGGCGACATCGACGCGCTCGCCAAGGCGCAGCATCCCGAAGGCGGCACGATCGGCGACAAGCTGACCAGCAACATCGCCACGATCGGCGAGAACCAGGCGCTGCGCCGCGCGAAGAGCGTGGAAGTGGCCGAGGGCGCGGTCGTGTCCTACGTGCACAACGCGGCCGCCCCGGGCCTGGGCAAGATCGGCGTGCTGGTGGCGCTGGAGAGCGCGGCGCCGGCGGATCGGCTGGAGGCGCTGGGCAAGCAGCTGGCGATGCACATCGCCGCCGCCAACCCGCTCGCTCTGTCTGGTGAGGATATCGACCCGGCCGTGATCGAGCGCGAGGCGGCGATCGCCCGCGAGAAGGCGGCCGACAAGATCGTCGGCAAGCCGCCCGAGGTGGCCGAGAAGATCATCAAGGGCCCGGTGGACAAGTTCCGCAAGGAGAATGCGCTGCTGACGCAGGCCTTCGTGATCGATGGCAAGACGCCGGTGCAGGACGTTATCGCCGCCGCTTCCAAGGAGGCCGGCAGCCCGATCGCGCTCAAGGAGTTCGTCCGCTTCCAGCTGGGCGAGGGCATCGAGAAGGCACAGAGCGATTTCGCCGCCGAGGTGGCGGCTGCCGCCGGCGTGTGA